Proteins from a single region of Flavobacterium sp. YJ01:
- a CDS encoding glucoamylase family protein, protein MKLGLYIIMFLSAVSSCSSSSSEGGNTGGTPLPTNPTTPTKPLTDTEAMDQVQKDAIKYFWEYADPNSKLARERYLTEDPNFESNIITTGGSAFGLMSIIVGVERGFLPRTEAVSRLTTALNFLEKADRFHGAWSHWMDNTSGKVIPFGTKDNGGDLVETSFVCQALITIREYFKNGSTTEKELASKADELWKGVEWDWYTRGENALYWHWSPNYGWDMNFKLEGYNECLITYIMAASSPTHPISAEAYHQAWARSGAIVNGGVQYGIPVVLSYNGAVGNVGPMFWSHYSYLGLDPNNLKDKYADYWQLTQNHAKIMVQYSVANPKGFKDYSDKCWGLTASYTRNPDGTTGYTAHQPNNDNGVISPTAALSSFPYTPVESMKFLHYLYDENRAKYVGIAGPYDAFSPQYNWVTPRYLAIDQGTIAPMIENYRTGLLWKLFMNASDTKQGLKKLGFTSSKYGI, encoded by the coding sequence ATGAAGTTAGGTTTATATATTATAATGTTTTTAAGTGCTGTTAGTTCATGTTCTTCTTCTTCATCTGAGGGAGGAAATACGGGAGGTACACCATTACCAACAAATCCAACAACGCCGACAAAACCGTTAACGGATACGGAAGCAATGGATCAAGTTCAAAAAGATGCAATTAAATATTTTTGGGAATATGCTGATCCAAATTCAAAATTGGCAAGAGAAAGATATCTTACAGAAGATCCAAATTTTGAGTCAAACATTATAACTACTGGAGGTTCTGCATTTGGATTAATGAGTATAATTGTAGGTGTAGAAAGAGGTTTTTTACCAAGAACAGAAGCTGTTTCTAGACTTACTACAGCATTAAATTTCCTTGAGAAAGCAGATAGATTTCATGGTGCTTGGTCACATTGGATGGATAATACTTCTGGTAAAGTTATACCATTTGGTACAAAAGATAACGGTGGAGATTTAGTAGAAACTTCTTTTGTTTGTCAAGCTTTAATTACGATTAGAGAATACTTTAAAAACGGAAGTACAACTGAAAAAGAATTAGCATCTAAGGCTGATGAACTTTGGAAAGGTGTAGAATGGGATTGGTATACAAGAGGTGAAAATGCATTGTATTGGCACTGGTCACCAAATTATGGCTGGGATATGAACTTCAAACTTGAAGGTTATAATGAGTGTTTGATTACTTACATTATGGCGGCTTCATCACCAACACATCCAATTTCGGCTGAAGCTTATCACCAAGCTTGGGCAAGAAGTGGCGCTATTGTAAATGGAGGTGTTCAATACGGAATTCCAGTTGTTTTAAGTTACAACGGAGCAGTTGGAAATGTTGGACCAATGTTCTGGTCTCATTATTCTTACTTAGGTTTAGATCCAAATAATCTAAAAGATAAATACGCAGATTATTGGCAATTGACACAAAACCATGCGAAAATTATGGTTCAATATAGTGTTGCTAATCCAAAAGGATTTAAAGATTATTCAGATAAATGTTGGGGATTAACAGCAAGTTATACTCGTAATCCTGATGGAACAACTGGTTATACTGCTCATCAGCCAAATAATGATAATGGAGTAATTTCTCCGACTGCAGCACTTTCATCTTTTCCATATACACCTGTAGAATCAATGAAGTTTTTACATTATTTGTATGATGAAAATAGAGCAAAATATGTTGGAATAGCGGGACCATACGATGCTTTTTCTCCACAGTATAATTGGGTGACGCCACGATATTTAGCAATTGATCAGGGAACTATTGCTCCTATGATTGAAAACTATAGAACTGGTTTGTTATGGAAATTGTTTATGAATGCATCAGATACAAAACAAGGTTTGAAAAAACTCGGATTTACTTCTAGTAAATACGGAATCTAA
- a CDS encoding prolyl oligopeptidase family serine peptidase — MKYKLVFIFLIFSIFGFSQSETTGKINTVIISKYELGYELHRPANTKEKKPLIVFISGDGEKGTDIEKVKINGPFKYLKTHQLDAYVLAPQCKEDENWDIESIYQLIQKVQKENKIDSERIYVTGLSSGGWASWNLAFAHPDLFAANVPVAGFVDLIQLEHACEIANIPTRIFHGLLDDVVNVDYAITIYKELKKCNAKDVKLTIFDDANHDSWTRVYDNQAIYDWMFQQKKTNTNK, encoded by the coding sequence ATGAAATATAAATTAGTTTTCATATTCCTGATATTTTCAATATTTGGTTTTAGCCAAAGCGAAACAACTGGGAAAATTAATACCGTTATAATTTCCAAATATGAGTTGGGTTATGAACTGCATCGTCCAGCGAATACCAAAGAAAAAAAGCCATTGATTGTTTTTATTTCTGGAGACGGAGAAAAAGGGACAGATATTGAAAAGGTTAAAATAAATGGACCATTTAAGTATTTAAAAACGCATCAACTAGATGCGTATGTTCTAGCTCCGCAATGTAAGGAAGATGAAAATTGGGATATAGAATCCATTTATCAGTTGATTCAAAAAGTTCAGAAAGAGAATAAAATTGATTCAGAAAGAATATATGTTACTGGTTTGAGCTCAGGAGGTTGGGCTTCGTGGAATTTGGCTTTTGCACATCCGGATCTATTTGCAGCAAACGTACCTGTCGCTGGTTTTGTAGATTTAATTCAGTTAGAGCACGCTTGTGAAATAGCCAATATTCCGACCAGAATTTTCCACGGATTGTTAGACGATGTGGTAAATGTGGATTATGCAATCACGATTTACAAAGAATTGAAAAAATGCAATGCAAAAGATGTAAAGCTGACCATTTTTGATGATGCTAATCATGACAGCTGGACAAGAGTGTATGATAATCAAGCAATCTACGACTGGATGTTTCAGCAGAAAAAAACGAATACAAACAAATAA
- a CDS encoding LamG domain-containing protein encodes MKKNKSILLLSLALASKIFVSCEDSIDKTNSPIPYESIGGYENSDEVAATHLVSKFSFDGTIEDSKGAITGGTGTNVSYETGVKGTAYKGSTTSFIAYNNVANSVVNLKNITVSMWIKTDPHTGGAQSLYMLPKKTDFWGNIFTLIEGTGPATTMLMKNHIQRDVTPSIPWAGQFIEHGGTNLLPNMFGAWKHVVWSYNGTSSTYSLYIDGQKVVLPTSISKRYASDPATGGGPFGELASSEVSKFIIGGYQQHLGAPWGNPDGWMLHYTGLMDEFRIYDSALTDPEVTALYKLEKDKR; translated from the coding sequence ATGAAAAAAAATAAATCTATTTTATTACTTTCTTTAGCTTTAGCTTCAAAAATTTTTGTAAGCTGTGAGGATAGTATAGATAAAACTAACAGTCCAATTCCATACGAGTCAATTGGAGGATATGAGAATTCTGATGAAGTTGCAGCTACACATTTAGTTTCTAAATTTAGTTTCGACGGCACAATTGAAGATTCAAAAGGTGCGATTACTGGCGGAACAGGAACAAATGTTTCTTATGAAACTGGTGTAAAAGGAACTGCTTATAAAGGTTCTACAACTTCTTTTATTGCTTATAATAATGTAGCGAATTCTGTTGTAAATTTAAAGAACATTACGGTTTCTATGTGGATCAAAACTGATCCGCATACAGGAGGAGCTCAGTCATTGTATATGCTGCCTAAGAAAACAGATTTCTGGGGTAATATTTTTACTCTTATTGAAGGAACTGGTCCAGCAACTACAATGTTGATGAAAAATCATATTCAAAGAGATGTGACACCAAGTATTCCTTGGGCAGGTCAATTTATTGAACATGGAGGGACAAATCTTTTGCCTAATATGTTTGGTGCTTGGAAACATGTGGTTTGGTCATACAACGGAACAAGTTCTACTTACAGCTTATACATTGATGGCCAAAAAGTTGTTTTACCAACATCTATTTCAAAGAGGTATGCAAGCGATCCTGCTACAGGTGGTGGTCCTTTTGGAGAGTTGGCTAGTTCTGAAGTGTCAAAATTCATTATTGGAGGTTATCAGCAACATTTAGGTGCTCCTTGGGGGAATCCTGATGGTTGGATGCTACATTACACTGGTTTAATGGATGAATTCAGAATTTATGATTCTGCTCTTACAGATCCAGAAGTTACCGCTCTTTATAAATTAGAGAAAGATAAAAGATAA